The Elephas maximus indicus isolate mEleMax1 chromosome 19, mEleMax1 primary haplotype, whole genome shotgun sequence genome contains a region encoding:
- the LYZL6 gene encoding lysozyme-like protein 6, whose protein sequence is MTTALLISLVSCLLAINQAIIMHRCDVAKLLYKEDLHGFEGYPLSAWLCLAFVESKFNTSKIKENADGSFDYGIFQINSHYWCNDYLSHSENLCHTDCIELLNPDLLSTVNCVKKIMSGGGGLNNWIEWKLHCSGRPLSYWMTGCRLA, encoded by the exons ATGACAACAGCACTACTCATCTCCTTGGTCAGCTGTCTCCTTGCCATAAATCAGGCCATAATTATGCACCGCTGTGATGTAGCCAAGTTGCTTTATAAGGAGGACTTGCATGGGTTTGAGGGCTACCCCCTGAGTGCCT GGCTGTGCCTGGCTTTTGTGGAAAGCAAGTTCAACACatcaaagataaaagaaaatgcagACGGCAGCTTCGACTATGGCATCTTCCAGATCAACAGCCACTACTGGTGCAATGATTATCTGAGTCACTCGGAAAACCTTTGCCACACGGACTGTATAG AACTGCTGAACCCCGACCTTCTCTCAACTGTCAACTGTGTGAAAAAGATCATGTCAGGAGGAGGGGGTTTGAACAACTG GATAGAATGGAAGCTGCACTGTTCAGGCCGGCCACTCTCCTACTGGATGACAGGATGTCGCCTGGCATGA
- the RPRML gene encoding reprimo-like protein yields MNATFLNHSGLEAAGGVGGGGAALGNRSHGLGTWLGCCPGGVPLATSDGVPAGLAPDERSLWVSRVAQIAVLCVLSLTVVFGVFFLGCNLLIKSESMINFLMQERRPSKDVGVAILGLY; encoded by the coding sequence ATGAACGCGACCTTCCTGAACCACAGCGGCCTGGAGGCGGCGGGCGGCGTGGGCGGCGGCGGGGCCGCCCTGGGGAACCGCAGCCACGGACTAGGCACGTGGCTGGGCTGCTGCCCCGGGGGCGTGCCACTGGCCACCAGCGACGGGGTCCCTGCCGGCCTGGCGCCCGACGAGCGCAGCCTGTGGGTGTCACGCGTGGCGCAGATCGCTGTGCTCTGCGTGCTGTCGCTCACCGTGGTCTTCGGCGTCTTCTTCCTGGGCTGCAACCTGCTCATCAAGTCGGAGAGCATGATCAACTTTCTGATGCAGGAGCGCCGGCCCTCCAAGGACGTGGGCGTCGCCATCCTCGGGCTGTACTGA